TCGGCAAGGGTGACTTTCTGGATTTTATCAGTGAAGGAGTGCAATTCTACTTTATCTAGTCCATACACCTCATTCATCAGAATTCTATCTGTTAATTCCTCTGGGTTTGCCAGGGAAACGTTGTAGTTGCTGATGAGGGTGCGTTTAGCTGTCTCTACTTCCAGCGCCGTGACGCCTTGTTGATGGATTTGCTGTAGCATTTGGCGGGTACTAGCGATCGCTTTACTGCTATCTTCAGGACTAGTCTGCATCTCAATCAAAAATGTCCCTACATTCTTTCCGACTTGAAAAGAGCTATAAATTCCATAGCTCAAACCTTGGCGATCGCGCACTTCTGCACCTAGTCTACTAGATAAGGTATCGCCTCCCAAAATCTGGTTCAATACTAAAGCTGCATGAAATCGAGGATCGTAACGGTTAATGCCTGTGTAACCCATATAAGTTACAGCTTGGGCTTTATCTGGTAAAACTGGGTTGACACTAACTATTTTCTGTGGCATTGCCACCGGAGGATATTTTAATGTGGGTGCTTTTCCGCTAACTTCCCAGTCTCCAAACTTATTTTTAATCAGCGATCGCACTTTGTCTAGATCAAAATCTCCCACCAGCGCTAGCACTGTTGTATCTGGACGATAATGTTTAGCTTTAAAATCAATCACATCCTGGCGCTGAATCTGCTGTAAACTCTCCTCTGTGGGGAAGGTATGTAAGGGGTGTTTTTTCGGATAAATTGACTGAACAAATACTCTTCTGGCTACTTCTGATGGCTCATCTAATTCCTGTTGCAAATCAGTTAAAGTTTGTTGGCGATGCAGTTCCAACTCTTGGCTTGGAAAGCTACTATTTTTCACAACATCTGCTAATATCTCCAGGAGTATCGGCAAATCATCTGATAGACTATCACCTTCGATATGTACGCCTTCGCGGTAGGTTTGAAAGTCTAGACTTGCCCCTCGTTCTCCTAAGACTTTAGCAATAGTTAAAACATCCTTGCTCTTAGTCCCATTTAGCAAATTATCTGCCACAAAAGCAGCTAATCCAGCTTTATTCTCTGGATCAAATTCCGTCCCAGCTTGAATATAACCGCTCAAGGTAACGGTGGGAGTACTGCGATCGGGTAACAGTAATATCCGCAATCCGTTAGTCAATTTAAATTCCTGGGGTAAGACTTGGGCAATCGTATCTGTAGCCAAATCCACGGGTGGTAAGTATTTTATTACCTCAGAAAAAAGCACAGGTGCGCCAGGAGAAAAATTTTCTGTAGTTTGGGCTGAGTGTGGTTTGTCAGTAACTTCTGTTAGCCGCTTCTGGGTTGGTTCAAAAAATCCTACTGTCCGCGCTTCTTTCGTCAGGTATTTGTTAATCACAGCAACAACATCCGTCGGCTCCACCAGACGAACAGCTGCCAAATAGCGGTCTGTGTAGCGATAATCACCAACGGTTGTCTCATCAGTGCCCAATCGCATTGCTTGAGAAGTGATATCACGGTTACTCAAAATTACATCTGCTATTAGTTGAGTTTTAGCTCGTTCTACTTCCTCAGATGTCACACCTTTTTCTGCTACATTGGCGATCGCACTACTCAACATTGAGTCAATTTTTTTCAAATCTTGTTTAGCTCCAGCCGTCACCAATACTTCATACCAGCCAGATTCTCGCAAACTGGTGACGGATGCTGTAACTTCACTAGCTAAACCTGATTCCACCAATGCCTGATAAAGTCTAGAATTCCGTCCCTCTGTCAAGATGTAATCCATCACATCCAGCGCCGGGACATCAGGTTGATTTGCATCCGGTAACGGATACACCGCCTGTAACAGCCTCCCTGCTCCCGGTTCTCGCAATATTATGGGAGTGCTGAGTGATAGAGATGAGGGAGAAATAACTCCTGCCCCCTGCTCCCTGCCCCCTGCTCCCTGCCCCCTGCTCCCTGCCCCCTGCTCCCTGCCCCCTGCTCCCTGCCTCCTGCTTCCTGCCTCCTGCCTGGGTAATTTACCAAACACCTCTTTAATTGTTTCCAGA
This portion of the Nostoc sp. GT001 genome encodes:
- a CDS encoding pitrilysin family protein, whose protein sequence is MYGFSKFYSKFYKYPLPLLLLSLWLVAVFLLSDRPAHSQHTVISTNKEKYQSTLLAKRIMPSTLTENVRKTVLENGLTVLTKEVHTAPVVTVQVWYKVGSRNEEPGVNGIAHQLEHMMFKGTKNRPIQFGRLFSALGSDSNAFTSYDQTAYYGTVERNKLKALLVLEADRMRNSQIEPEQLASEKRVVISELQGYENSPEYRLNRAVMQAVFPNHAYGLPVGGTKADVEKFEVEQVEKYYRNFYSPDNAVLVIVGDFQTANTLETIKEVFGKLPRQEAGSRRQGAGGREQGAGSRGQGAGGREQGAGVISPSSLSLSTPIILREPGAGRLLQAVYPLPDANQPDVPALDVMDYILTEGRNSRLYQALVESGLASEVTASVTSLRESGWYEVLVTAGAKQDLKKIDSMLSSAIANVAEKGVTSEEVERAKTQLIADVILSNRDITSQAMRLGTDETTVGDYRYTDRYLAAVRLVEPTDVVAVINKYLTKEARTVGFFEPTQKRLTEVTDKPHSAQTTENFSPGAPVLFSEVIKYLPPVDLATDTIAQVLPQEFKLTNGLRILLLPDRSTPTVTLSGYIQAGTEFDPENKAGLAAFVADNLLNGTKSKDVLTIAKVLGERGASLDFQTYREGVHIEGDSLSDDLPILLEILADVVKNSSFPSQELELHRQQTLTDLQQELDEPSEVARRVFVQSIYPKKHPLHTFPTEESLQQIQRQDVIDFKAKHYRPDTTVLALVGDFDLDKVRSLIKNKFGDWEVSGKAPTLKYPPVAMPQKIVSVNPVLPDKAQAVTYMGYTGINRYDPRFHAALVLNQILGGDTLSSRLGAEVRDRQGLSYGIYSSFQVGKNVGTFLIEMQTSPEDSSKAIASTRQMLQQIHQQGVTALEVETAKRTLISNYNVSLANPEELTDRILMNEVYGLDKVELHSFTDKIQKVTLAEVNQVARELLHPDQIVVVTAGPSVLAEKSIR